The following are from one region of the Carcharodon carcharias isolate sCarCar2 chromosome 27, sCarCar2.pri, whole genome shotgun sequence genome:
- the LOC121270334 gene encoding oocyte zinc finger protein XlCOF19-like, which produces MGVGSHKVPASFAALSMPRHKEIDTTEKPWKCGDCGKGSTSPSALEIHRRSHTGERPFICSECGKGFTRLTHLTAHQLVHSDTRPFKCSNCEKSFKRKQNLLTHQRVHTGERPFTCAECGKRFTQLSSLQLHQRVHTGEKPFACPECGMAFTQLCKLLDHQRVHTGERPFTCSVCGKGFTQLSTLLRHQRIHTGVRPFTCTECGKGFTQLPHLTSHQRVHSEMRPFKCSDCEKSFKGKMDLLTHQRTHTGERPFTCSVCGKGFIQHSLRLKHQRVHTRERLFTCSICGKGFCRSSTLQTHQRAHKLQGLDSAVIAAVNHIQD; this is translated from the exons atgggggtgggttcaCACAAGGTGCCGGCCTCTTTCGCAGCCTTGTCTATGCCTAG acacaaggagatTGACACCACGGAGAAACCATGGAAGTGtggagactgtgggaagggatccACATCGCCATCTGCGTTGGAAattcatcgacgcagtcacaccggGGAAAGGCCGTTcatctgttctgagtgtgggaaaggattcactcgacTAACCCACCTCACTGCACACCAACTTGTTCACTCTGACacgagaccttttaaatgttctaactgtgagaagagctttaaaagaaaacaaaacctgctgactcaccagcgagttcacactggggagaggccattcacctgtgctgagtgtgggaagcgattcactcagttatccagcctTCAGTTACATCAGCGAGTTCatactggggagaaaccattcgcATGCCCTGAGTGTGGGATGGCATTCACTCAGTTATGCAAACTGTTGGatcatcagcgagttcacaccggggagaggccgttcacctgctctgtgtgtgggaaggggttcactcagttatccaccttgctgagacaccagcgcattcacactggggtgagaccattcacctgcactgagtgtggaaagggattcactcagcttCCCCACCTCACTTCACACCAACGAGTTCACTCTGAAatgagaccttttaaatgttctgACTGCGAGAAGAGTTTTAAAGGCAAAATGgatctgctgactcaccagcgcactcacactggagagaggccgttcacctgctccgtatgtgggaagggattcattcagcaTTCCCTCAGGCTGAAACACCAGCgcgttcacaccagggagaggttgttcacctgctccatctgtgggaagggattctgtcgttcatccaccctgcagacacaccagcgagctCACAAGTTGCAGGgcttggattctgctgttattgctgctgttaatcacatccaggactga